In the Dolichospermum flos-aquae CCAP 1403/13F genome, TTATTCAAAACTCTGATGCTGGAGTAACTCGCTTACAACATGGATTTTTGTGCCGATATCGTGGTAATTCTACATCCCAAGTCAGAAGTTGGTTTACAAATATTTGGCAAATGTTACGAGTATCTTGTCTAAATCGTGGTAATTGTATTCCTAGAGTATGGCAAATTTAAACGAACCACAGAGACGCAGAGAACGCAGAGGAGGGAACAATGCAGCTTACACCCCAAGAGAAAGATAAATTATTAATTTTCACCGCTGCTTTAGTGGCAGAAAGACGTAAAAATAGAGGGTTAAAATTAAATTATCCTGAAGCAGTTGCCTTTATTTCTGCGGCGATTTTGGAAGGTGCAAGAGATGGTCAAACTGTAGCAGATTTAATGAGTTATGGGACAACTTTATTAACTCGTGATGATGTTATGGAAGGGATTCCTGAAATGATTCATGATGTTCAAGTGGAAGCCACTTTTCCTGATGGTACAAAGTTGGTAACTGTACATAATCCAATTCGTTAGAAATGATTAAGATAGGAGAAAGTGCAAATGAAGACA is a window encoding:
- the ureA gene encoding urease subunit gamma, coding for MQLTPQEKDKLLIFTAALVAERRKNRGLKLNYPEAVAFISAAILEGARDGQTVADLMSYGTTLLTRDDVMEGIPEMIHDVQVEATFPDGTKLVTVHNPIR